tacattatctcacgGCACTGCACCTTGTAAGGCAGAAtcctttatttaatattatagagagaagagaaacccaacagttcacaaagtgagcaagcactaggcaccagtggagagagaaaaaaccctTATGGAGGAAAATCTCTGACAGTACCAGACTCGAAAAAGTGCAGCaactgcctcgaccggttggggtgaaaggaaagatCGGgggcagaggagaggtgggggacaggaCAGTGGAACATGATGCCTTTTCATAGATCTAAATACATAGTGACTTTAGGTGAAGTGCCTATAGAAACAACAGCAAGCTGAGCAGGCTCTTGTTGCTCACTGCAACAAATAAACCCTCTTTCATGGTCATTCAACCCTTTTTCCtgctttttcctcctcagtgCTGCCATAATATGGCAGCATTGATCCAAAACGAACTGCAACTGCTTGGTAGATAAACACATGTCACAGAGGATGGCAGGTTGCTGAGGGAAATGGAAGCATTTccaatcattatttattattttcttcattcttcataTTATTTATATGAGGTCTATCACACATGGATTATGATATATTGATGAAGAAATGTTGCAAGACTGAAAGTTAGCTTTCAAAGCAACTGACAGAAATACACTAAAAACACAAGTGGAACACAATAAACATTATGGTCCACAACATCCTACCTCTGAAGATGCAAAGGGAGAAAACAGTGCTGCAATATTAAATCTGTACCTCTGCTCAGCTACTGAAGACTAACTCAAACCTTTAAACGTTCAAAGTGTACGTTTGTTTACCTCATTATTTGTGTCCTAAGCCAAAACATGTACGAGTTTCAGTGGGTCTTTCATGTAGCAGGTCGTTTCAACTTTTTGTTGACAGCAACATTAATGTTTCTCAGTTTCCTTATCTTAACTAAAGGGAGAGTGACCTGAATGTTATTTGTAACAAACATGAGCTTTCTACTTAGAAAATATGCTGCTGAGAGTCAAAAGGTTGACATCTGAACAGTAAATATGAAGATATATTGACATTCTATACCTTGTTCagtaaatgtatattaaaaCGCTAAGACTGAAAAGAAGTAGTCACACTTGTAAACATCATGAAATATCTTTATTGAGCTTTAAATATGCTGGttagtaaaacatttaaatttaggatgaaataaataaagaagactCTAGGTTCAGATGTTTAATGTCTTCAGATATAGACAACCAATTTGAGTATGTCCTTGATTTAACTCTTCTTCAATAACCATGAGCTGGATGAATGACTAAGTAAGACTAACAAGCTATCTTTCTTTCTGATCTCTATTTCAGCTGCTGTCAGGTACAtattaaatgttcatttatgaAAGTAGTGCCagattttaaaaggacacgtgTTGAATGAGGTCCAGGGTTTTGCAGAATTGCCAAAATGCTCTTTAAGATGACAGGGTTAGTGTGAAGTACACACCTGCCAGAGGTTGTGAGGACTATGATGGCTCCAGCACAGCATTTGAAGGAGGACTCCACAGCTCCTATAGCTGTGACCTCTGTTGGATCAGAAGAGAGAGGAGTGAGGCGGCGCAACTCCTCGAATAGCTGGTGGTGGAAAATGGCCGCCTCTGCTTCCCTGCAGATctgacagacacagagcagtGAGCGGGATTATCAGGAAAGGCGCCAGAATGAACAGAATCAGACTGCacgcacagaaaacacataccGAGTGCATCATTGCGACGGCCTCTACAGGAAACAGTCCCTTGGCTGTTTCCCCGGATAGCATCACACAGTCGGCTCCATCCAGCACAGCGTTGGCGACGTCACTGCCCTCTGCTCTAGTTGGCCTTGGGTGGGCCACCATGCTCTCcagcatctacacacacacacacacacacacacacacacacacacacacactgtgagtccacagccaaaatgtcaccatttgAAAATGCAAAGGGTCTGgtcggtgtgtgtttgtgtttcatttcagtTCCTGGCATTAATGTTAAGTTTACTCCGACCAATGCCACATTGGATTTTGTTAACACACTGTAGTCTAAGTGGGAAACTGCACATTTGATCACATCTAAATCATGCTCTCTGTGGGCTCTGACCTGCGTGGCACAGATGACAGGTTTGCCAGCAGAGTTGCAGCGCCCAATCATCATCTTCTGTGCAACGAAGACTTTCTCTGCTGGGATCTCAATCCCCAGGTCACCCCTGGCAACCATTACACCGTCACTCTCAGCCAGGATCTCGTCAAAACTGAAAGACAGATTAAAGGGGGATGAGATGGTGAATGATGTGTGCATTTAGGATAAAAAAGGAGAGTGGAATTAGCAGGGATCAGAAGGCAGAAATATAGAATAATAAATTGACAGCACTTGAACCACATATATATGTCACAACAGAAAAGTTGTGATGATGCAGCGGATTTAAGAAAATATGTGGTTGAATAAACATGTAAAGCAGTAACATAAACTGAGTCTgatattttaaaggtccagtgtgtaagaattagcgaAGGTGAGACCGGAAATTCTAAGACGTCATCTGCAACCAGGGTTCCTCAGaatgaaaacataattaaaaaaactgaaatcatGTTCTGTTAAAGAAAAGCTGAAGCTAGCAACTGACATCCTTAACtcgtcaggaaaatgtttactgacgttatatACCTAGTAAAAAACAGTAGTTCATTCAATTTCTGCTAATATCGTAATTATCACACACTGGACTGTAAGTGGCAGCAATAACCCGCATACAGCCACACAAATATATTTAATACAGATGTGTCACGTCCTGAGCTGACATATGTCCATCCATCACTCACTGGCTGTCCACAGGAGTGGCAAATTGCCATCAGCAGCATAGATTCTGTCACAGCCTCATTAAGACAGACTCACAGTCTTAAGCTACTGCATCACTCAAAAATAAATGCCTAAGTGACTTCAAAtcagaagcttttttttctgtgactcaCTTCAGAACCCCTTGTCGGCTCTCCACTTTGCTGATGACTTTAATGTCTTTTCCATGCGCTCCCAGAACTCGCCGCACATCCTTGACGTCCTGGGCCGAGCGGATAAAGCTGGCAAACACTATGTCCACACCCTGAGACACCCCAAACCTCAGGTCAGCCTCGTCTTGCTCACTGACCGCCTGCATGCCGATCAGTTCCGAGCCGGGGAGGTTGACGCCTTTGCGGCTGCAGAGCAGTCCACCAGCCTCCACCACTGTGTCCACCCAGTCAGGACCTGCAAACCAGAAGGAACGAAGGACATTTAAGACAATTAAAACAGATCCTAGGGTTTGAATCCCACTCACCCTCAACTTCCAGCTGTTTGGGATTAAATTATCTTGTGTGGGCCACAGCTCCCTGTTGGGCTGTGAATGTACATGTGAGCCATGAGAACCCattcaaaataaatagaaaGTGTTTCTAACTTTCTAACTGTGTACCTGAGCTGAGCCATAATTTAGAAAAACcctgaacagaaacattgtTCTGAAAGGATTGTGATGGCTGACTCGACTCTAGGTTACTCAAACCTGAAAAAAACTATCTATGTTATTAAAGAAGAATTTCATTATCAAAGACACAATGTGGGGAACTGAAAGACGATGAATGGTTTATTCAGCTAAGCAAGGTTTcgttaaatgaaaaaaatctcattCACAATGAGAGACAAAGGCAATCATTATGTGACCAAATGGAGCGAGAGGTCATTAGGTGAACACGACTGAATAGATGTGAAGGCTAATGAAATGAGAAGCAgaatgacaatgccaggatgtGTGTAGGCAGTGCTATGTGTTTATACTGCATATATATTTGAATCAATGTGGGAAtgcatactgtactgtatgcaggtatgtacagtatatgtgcaaGCAGACTGtaaaacaagcacacactgtATTCAGTTATTCTGTTGTATCAATACGTTACTTGAGGGAGTGGTTTCAAACCTCTTTGgactgcaaaacaaataaagtatgAGAAAATAAGAAGTAATAGGATAATAGCACAGAAATATCATttctacattatttattttagtcaGTGTAATGAATGAAGTTACCCATTTCTGTGACTTTGAGTGCGATGAGGCCGTCATCAATGTAGATCTTTCCTCCCTTCTGGAGGACTTTGGAAAGACTGGGGTAATCAACCCAGATTATCTTTCCATCTGTCTTGTCTTTGTCACTCTCTGCTGTCACCACACGAACACTGCTGCccttctccagctccacctcctcctccactttctgttcaaacacacacacacagagtcaacaTCACAGAAAGACATACAgtgtaagaaaaaagaaaagaaagaagtaatGTTGCCTTCAGGTAAACACCATCATCTCTTTTTTATCAACACATAAAGCAAAGGGCACTAGAGGAACAAGGTTTTTAGCTCAGTAGAACATTAAATAGCATGTTTTATGTCAACATTCTGGACTTAAACCCTGTAATCTGAAAAAATAAACCCTGTAAAAGCTGTTAGCATGTGTGGTGCTGGAGGAGATTTAAACAGATCAACTGTAAATAACAGTCCTGCATATAGTTAACCACCCACAGAAGAACCAGCTAACTCAGTGTATCTCTCACAACTATGGAAAGATAATTCCTGTTCTGCTTTTACTGACACAAATACTGAACATTCTCTGTTGGCATGTTACAATTATGGCAGTGGTTCAATCTCTGATGTCATCATCTCAGAGACTGGGTCGCCAAATACATCTGCAGAATttttcaatcaatcaaacaatcaatcagtctttatttataaagcactttccaTCCACAGGGGACTGCCCTGGCCCCTTTCCTGTTCACACTATACACAATGGATGTCATGCACCACTCTGATTCATGCCACATCCAGAAATACTCAGATGATACGGTGATTGCGACATGTATTAAAtatggagagggaggagaggagagtacAGGCAGCTGACAAGGGATTTTCACAAAATGGAGTGAGAAGAACTATCTACCCCTGAACACAACAAAAACCAAAGGTGTATGCCCCCTCTTCAGCCAGTGACAACTAGACTAGACGAGACTCCAGTCCTTCCAGGTGTGCAGTGGCTCCACATGTTTTACCAGGCTGTGGTGACTAGCAATCTTCTTCATGGTGTCTTTGCTGGGAAGGCATCATGAAGGATAACGACTGCAGGTGGTTAAACTAGCGGACTAGAAAGGCTTCATCAGTGAgtggatggagggagagagatgtaGACTGAGGAAGGTGCAGAACACGTTGGATGATTAAAAGCCTCCTTTCTACAGCAGGGGTGGGTCCACATATTGATTTGGTGAGGCATTGTCGTTCGTCCACGTGCAACACGATAATCAATCCACCAgagcaaatatcaatatttgaatGAACAAATCAAGGCGCTCTAAGTAAACAGTTCCATGTCAGTTTCACTCGCGTCACAActtctcctcacggtggcgctgctaaAAAATTAATGaaggaaacttgggtggaagttacctggctgaagaagagggagtttagaGTGGGATAATACTGGAATAaactacgttaagagatgcttcatccacgttcaatacatagactttatgcactattgttctctatgttgtgaataaatagagaaatcctgcagttttaacttttcatggacattttgttttcttcagtcagacAGATATT
The sequence above is a segment of the Solea solea chromosome 13, fSolSol10.1, whole genome shotgun sequence genome. Coding sequences within it:
- the pklr gene encoding pyruvate kinase PKLR isoform X1, with the translated sequence MACFRRYSEVMSLPDSFIQRQQLDASMADTFLEHLCLLDIDQEPITARNTSIICTIGPASRSIPKLQEMVKAGMNIARLNFSHGSREYHGETIKNIREAAETITSDPLYYRPVAIALDTKGPEIRTGLVKGKVEEEVELEKGSSVRVVTAESDKDKTDGKIIWVDYPSLSKVLQKGGKIYIDDGLIALKVTEMGPDWVDTVVEAGGLLCSRKGVNLPGSELIGMQAVSEQDEADLRFGVSQGVDIVFASFIRSAQDVKDVRRVLGAHGKDIKVISKVESRQGVLNFDEILAESDGVMVARGDLGIEIPAEKVFVAQKMMIGRCNSAGKPVICATQMLESMVAHPRPTRAEGSDVANAVLDGADCVMLSGETAKGLFPVEAVAMMHSICREAEAAIFHHQLFEELRRLTPLSSDPTEVTAIGAVESSFKCCAGAIIVLTTSGRSAHLLSRYRPRCPIVAVTRSPQVARQSQLLRGVFPALFHPLPAPVWADDVDNRVNFGMDIGKARGFFKTGDMVIVVTGWIPGSGHTNIMRAVSVQ
- the pklr gene encoding pyruvate kinase PKLR isoform X2 — its product is MSLPDSFIQRQQLDASMADTFLEHLCLLDIDQEPITARNTSIICTIGPASRSIPKLQEMVKAGMNIARLNFSHGSREYHGETIKNIREAAETITSDPLYYRPVAIALDTKGPEIRTGLVKGKVEEEVELEKGSSVRVVTAESDKDKTDGKIIWVDYPSLSKVLQKGGKIYIDDGLIALKVTEMGPDWVDTVVEAGGLLCSRKGVNLPGSELIGMQAVSEQDEADLRFGVSQGVDIVFASFIRSAQDVKDVRRVLGAHGKDIKVISKVESRQGVLNFDEILAESDGVMVARGDLGIEIPAEKVFVAQKMMIGRCNSAGKPVICATQMLESMVAHPRPTRAEGSDVANAVLDGADCVMLSGETAKGLFPVEAVAMMHSICREAEAAIFHHQLFEELRRLTPLSSDPTEVTAIGAVESSFKCCAGAIIVLTTSGRSAHLLSRYRPRCPIVAVTRSPQVARQSQLLRGVFPALFHPLPAPVWADDVDNRVNFGMDIGKARGFFKTGDMVIVVTGWIPGSGHTNIMRAVSVQ